In the genome of Opitutia bacterium KCR 482, one region contains:
- a CDS encoding phosphoribosyl-AMP cyclohydrolase — MSKEIEEGLNLQLDFTKLKKIAQCSEDVIPAIAQCADTGEVLIVGYVNKLALETAFKEGMATFWSTSRNELWIKGKTSGDFLKLVDVLVNCEQNSVVYKVRMVGKGSCHTKDKSGNPRRGCYYRRIKFADGKIQGLEFLDGME; from the coding sequence ATGAGTAAAGAAATAGAAGAAGGTCTCAATTTGCAGCTCGATTTCACGAAGCTTAAAAAAATCGCGCAATGCTCCGAGGACGTAATCCCCGCAATCGCGCAATGCGCCGACACGGGCGAAGTTCTCATCGTCGGATACGTCAACAAGCTCGCCCTCGAAACGGCATTCAAAGAAGGCATGGCTACTTTTTGGAGCACTTCCAGAAACGAACTCTGGATTAAGGGCAAAACCAGCGGCGACTTCCTCAAACTCGTAGACGTTCTTGTGAACTGCGAGCAGAATTCGGTTGTCTATAAAGTCCGCATGGTCGGAAAAGGCTCGTGCCACACCAAGGACAAGTCCGGCAATCCCCGCCGCGGCTGCTACTACCGCAGAATAAAATTCGCCGACGGCAAGATTCAGGGACTTGAATTTCTCGACGGCATGGAATAA